The genomic window CCTCGATCTTCTGGCCGAACAGTTCCGGCGTGCGGCCCACCATCAGGCCAGCCACGAACACCGTCAGGATCACGAACACCAGCATGTTGATCAGCCCCACGCCGATCCCGCCGTACACGTCGTTCAGGAACATGCCCAGCTGCGGCACCAGCCCGCCCAGCGGCGTGAACGAATCCAGCATGCCGTTCACGCTGCCGTTGCTCGTCTGCGTGGTCAGCGCGGCCCACAGCGCCGTCGCGTCCGCGCCCAGGCGGACCTCCTTGCCTTCCATGTTCGGACCCAACGCGGACAGGCCCGCCAGGGCCGCGTTCGGCATCCGCTCGGCCAGCACCGCGCCCAGCGTCAGGGCGGCGGACAGCACGCTCATGACGCCCATCAGCACCAGCCCGAAGCGCGGGCGGCGCAGGAACCGTCCGGTCGCCACGACCAGCGCCAGCGGGAACAGGATGATGCTGACCGTCTCCAGCAGGTTCGACAGCGGCGTGGGGTTCTCCAGCGGCACCGTCGAGTTCGGCCCGTACCAGCCGCCGCCGTTCGTGCCCAGCTGCTTGATCGCCACCATCGGCGCGACCGGCCCCACCGGGATCGTCTGCGTGGTCACCGCCTGCCCCTCCACGGTCTGAGGCTGCACCAGCGTCGCCGCACGCGCCCCCGCGAAGGTGCTCGGCACGCCCTGCCACGTTAGCAGCAGCGCCAGTACTGCCGCAGACACCGTGAGCAGCGCCGCGCCGCGCGTCACGTCCAGGAAGTAGTTCCCCAGGTGCGCGTCCCCGCGCAGACCGCGCAGCACCGCGAACAGCGCCGCGAACCCCACCGCCGGGGTGAAGATCTGCAGCGCCGTGATGCCCAGCATCTGCGACAGGTACGACAGGCCACTCTGCCCGCTGTAATGCTGCTGGTTCGTGTTCGTGATGAACGACGCCATCGTGTGAATCGCCGTGTCCCAGCGCAGGTTCGCGATGCCGTCCGGGTTCAGCGGCAGGCCACCCTGCAACAGGTACGTCGCCAGCGCCACCAGGCCCACGATCACGTTCGTGCCCAGCAGCGCCCCCACGTACGCGCGCCACGACATGCCGCGCGCGGCGTCCACACCACACGCACGCAGCAGACCCGCCGTCATCCGCGACGCGGGGGCCTCCATCAACCGGGCCATGAACAGCCCCAGGGGAAGGGCCAGCGCCAGCGCCAGCCCGTACGTCAGCAGGATATCCATCAGAACCGTTCCGCCTTCACCAGGGCGTACAGCAGATACGCGCCCAGCGCCAGCACCAGAATGAGAAGCAGTGCGTCCATGCTGACCAGCCTGCGCCGCCCCCCCACCCGGGCGGTATGCTCCGACCGGCCCACCCCCCTGGCCAGATGGCCAGTCCCTGCCCCCACCCGGCGCGCCCTACCCTGAACCCCAGACGCCCCATGACCCCCACCTCCGCCACCCCCACCCCGGAACGCAGCGAACGCCGCCTGCTGGCCGCCAGCGTCGCCCTGATCGTCGCGACCACCCTGACCGACGTCCTGACGCCCGCGTCCCTGGTCATCGGCACCCTGGTCAGCGCGCCCCTGGCCCTGGCCGCGCTGGGCGCCAGCCGCCGCGCTACTTTGAACCTCACCGCGCTCGCCATCGCCGGGAACATCCTCGCGGGTGCCGTCAACGCCGCGCGGGACGGCGCGACCCCCACCGACCTCGGCAACCGCGCCGTCAGCATCCTCGCCGCCATCCTGGTCGGCTTCCTCAGCCTGCGCGCCCGCGAGGCCGCCACCCGCGCCGCCCGCCTGCACGAGGAAGAACGCCGACTCCAGCGCGAACGCGCCCTGCGCACCCTGATCGAGGCCGTCAGCGGCCCCCTCACGCAGGCGCAGTTCGTCACCCGCGCCGCACACGCCCTGAAAGACTTCACCGGCGCGGCCACCGTCGAGATCGGCAGCGTCGACCGCGCCGTCCTACGCGAACCCCACGCGCACACCGGCGCC from Deinococcus sedimenti includes these protein-coding regions:
- the kdpA gene encoding potassium-transporting ATPase subunit KdpA — encoded protein: MDILLTYGLALALALPLGLFMARLMEAPASRMTAGLLRACGVDAARGMSWRAYVGALLGTNVIVGLVALATYLLQGGLPLNPDGIANLRWDTAIHTMASFITNTNQQHYSGQSGLSYLSQMLGITALQIFTPAVGFAALFAVLRGLRGDAHLGNYFLDVTRGAALLTVSAAVLALLLTWQGVPSTFAGARAATLVQPQTVEGQAVTTQTIPVGPVAPMVAIKQLGTNGGGWYGPNSTVPLENPTPLSNLLETVSIILFPLALVVATGRFLRRPRFGLVLMGVMSVLSAALTLGAVLAERMPNAALAGLSALGPNMEGKEVRLGADATALWAALTTQTSNGSVNGMLDSFTPLGGLVPQLGMFLNDVYGGIGVGLINMLVFVILTVFVAGLMVGRTPELFGQKIEAPEIKLASLILLLQPLLVLGFTALALANPAVTANSNPGFHGLSQVLYEYNSAFANNGSGFEGLGDNTPWWNLSCALVLLLARFLPIVGPLAIAGLLAAKRAAPEGSGTLRVDTPVFAGMLLSVMLLLQLLNFAPALVLGPVAEQMTLNTVKDVTK
- the kdpF gene encoding K(+)-transporting ATPase subunit F, yielding MDALLLILVLALGAYLLYALVKAERF